A region of Lycium barbarum isolate Lr01 chromosome 3, ASM1917538v2, whole genome shotgun sequence DNA encodes the following proteins:
- the LOC132632644 gene encoding uncharacterized protein LOC132632644: protein MDERKFIGSMENSDKLFISTDSCEYKNSELVGKQIESFGSSGGSLEIKPMGIEDGLELRGEGSLEGSSLQSGIAAGGAECVRCSDESETSSKYDHSDGEDSMFGGSTNDEKNFDFYYRREVQCSHEENDQNENKLVMSSAVAFGSDDWDDFLQENGEFTLSSMVHEEFQPENSPNIRSENGCLNTANTAIVEYSSVGLGMPKEDGLPSNHIQAGDELTNYPTTCSVEPSSPLNNGKSKHVENDKAMLITNNQIQHINESAKFLEQSSASKLCKQDKSPHIQLEEVPMKEDLKIEDDEWEVKHQDAYNEEVIHIHDGLVSEKVELNHKSLFLDHLSHLDKNEYHSSAEPFKDVKLEPSTDQSSSTSLASVANDHTNAKSTSLSVGCSEDHLASTKTQNLELNELYDELVHDMEEILLESGESLGYNFGNKIYQSYIPLPSRDGGSTASTSVTHDAYAVIQHPLRFDRVEVIGTRQKKGDVSLSERLVGVREYTVYRIRVWSGEDNWEVEKRYRDFAALYRRLKKLFADQGRILPPVWSSVEQESQKIFRSASPDVIADRSVLIQECLNSLLQSRFPTGALNAVFCFLSLSKDLPSSPTRDTNVLQSPSTSRSRIRENGSSLGKTISLIVNKRPYKSHKQLLDEQHYSCAGCYKNFDDGKTRIQELVQTLGWGKPRFCEYSGQLCCSSCHTNDMAILPARILHLWDFNQYPVSQLAKSYLDSIHDQPMLCVSAVNPLLFSKVPALQHVTDIRKRIGTMLPFVRCPFRRSIYKGVGSRRYLLESNDFFSLRDLVDLSKGVFAALPVMVETISRKILEHIAEQCLICCDVGIPCNARQACDDPSSLIFPFQEGEIERCKSCQSVFHRHCFKRISSCPCGTQFQPEQEGNTNRGSLRDNSVKDLSLDMPGKRADFSMRLFSGLFSKVRSLKSSEGGEQRPEDKNTVIVMGTLPMTNL, encoded by the exons ATGGATGAGAGAAAATTTATAGGCAGCATGGAAAATAGTGATAAATTGTTCATATCAACAGATTCTTGTGAATATAAGAATAGTGAACTAGttggaaaacaaattgaaagcTTTGGGAGTAGTGGTGGTTCATTGGAAATCAAACCTATGGGGATTGAAGATGGTTTAGAGCTCCGTGGGGAAGGCAGTTTGGAAGGATCAAGCTTGCAATCTGGTATAGCTGCCGGTGGGGCTGAGTGTGTAAGATGTTCGGATGAAAGTGAGACGTCGTCAAAGTACGACCATTCAGATGGCGAGGACTCGATGTTTGGTGGAAGCACTAATGATGAGAAGAACTTtgatttttattatagaagagaGGTACAGTGCTCTCATGAAGAAAATGACCAGAATGAAAATAAGTTGGTTATGAGTTCCGCAGTGGcgtttggttcagatgattgggATGATTTCCTGCAGGAAAATGGAGAGTTTACTCTCTCTTCAATGGTGCATGAAGAATTTCAACCTGAAAACTCGCCTAATATTAGAAGTGAAAATGGATGTTTGAATACTGCTAATACTGCCATCGTTGAGTATTCTAGTGTTGGTTTAGGAATGCCTAAAGAAGATGGCCTTCCAAGTAATCACATCCAAGCTGGTGATGAATTAACCAACTACCCTACTACCTGTTCTGTCGAGCCTTCGAGTCCTTTGAACAATGGTAAATCTAAGCATGTCGAAAACGACAAAGCCATGCTTATTACAAACAATCAAATCCAACACATTAATGAATCAGCAAAGTTCCTTGAGCAGTCTTCTGCTTCCAAATTGTGTAAACAGGACAAAAGTCCGCATATACAGCTAGAAGAAGTTCCTATGAAAGAGGATCTAAAAATTGAAGATGATGAATGGGAAGTGAAACATCAAGATGCCTATAATGAGGAAGTAATTCATATCCATGATGGTCTTGTTTCCGAAAAAGTGGAGCTAAATCACAAAAGCTTATTCTTGGACCATCTATCTCATCTTGATAAAAACGAATATCATTCATCTGCAGAACCTTTTAAAGATGTGAAGTTAGAACCATCCACAGATCAAAGCTCATCTACATCATTAGCATCAGTGGCTAATGATCATACAAATGCTAAAAGTACTTCCCTTTCAGTTGGCTGCTCTGAAGATCATCTTGCATCTACTAAG ACACAAAATCTTGAGTTAAATGAATTATATGACGAGCTTGTTCATGATATGGAGGAGATATTACTTGAATCTGGTGAATCTCTTGGATACAATTTTGGTAACAAGATTTATCAATCATATATACCACTTCCTTCAAGAGATGGAGGTTCTACTGCTTCTACTTCTGTTACTCATGACGCTTATGCTGTAATTCAACACCCTCTGAGATTTGACAGGGTGGAGGTCATTGGTACAAGACAGAAGAAAGGGGATGTTTCACTTAGTGAGAGGTTAGTTGGAGTAAGAGAATATACTGTATACAGAATAAGAGTGTGGAGTGGCGAGGATAATTGGGAGGTTGAAAAACGATATCGTGATTTTGCTGCTCTCTATCGGCGGTTGAAGAAATTATTTGCAGATCAGGGCAGGATTCTTCCTCCTGTCTGGTCCTCTGTTGAACAAGAATCACAGAAGATTTTCAGAAGTGCTTCTCCAGATGTTATTGCTGATCGAAGTGTTCTTATTCAAGAGTGTTTAAATTCCCTTCTCCAGTCGAGGTTTCCTACAGGTGCCCTCAATGCTGTATTTTGTTTCTTATCTCTGTCTAAGGATCTTCCCAGTTCTCCAACTCGTGATACAAATGTACTTCAGTCTCCATCTACTTCAAGAAGTAGAATCAGAGAGAATGGTTCCAGCTTGGGAAAGACTATTTCCCTCATTGTAAATAAAAGGCCTTATAAATCGCATAAACAGTTACTAGATGAACAACACTATTCTTGTGCTGGTTGCTACAAAAATTTTGATGATGGGAAGACTCGAATACAGGAACTTGTGCAGACTCTGGGGTGGGGAAAACCTCGGTTTTGTGAATATAGTGGTCAGTTGTGCTGCTCTTCATGCCATACAAATGATATGGCCATCTTGCCTGCAAGGATTCTGCATCTTTGGGACTTTAATCAATACCCAGTTTCTCAGCTGGCTAAATCTTATCTGGACTCCATACACGACCAG CCAATGCTTTGTGTCAGTGCCGTCAATCCTTTGCTGTTCTCGAAGGTCCCTGCTCTGCAGCATGTCACCGATATCAGAAAAAGGATAGGAACTATGCTTCCATTTGTTCGTTGCCCTTTCCGGAGGTCCATCTACAAGGGAGTCGGATCTAGAAGATATCTTCTTGAGAGCAATGACTTCTTTTCTCTTAGGGATCTCGTCGATCTTTCCAAGGGAGTCTTTGCAG CGTTACCAGTTATGGTCGAGACTATATCAAGAAAAATTCTGGAGCATATAGCTGAGCAGTGCCTTATATGTTGTGATGTGGGTATCCCCTGTAATGCTCGGCAAGCTTGTGATGACCCCTCTTCCCTCATTTTTCCTTTCCAG gaaggagaaattgaaagatgCAAGTCTTGTCAATCAGTTTTTCACAGGCATTGCTTTAAGAGGATATCAAGTTGCCCTTGTGGTACTCAATTTCAGCCGGAGCAAGAGGGCAATACAAATAGGGGCAGCCTGAGAGACAACAGTGTGAAGGATCTTTCCTTGGACATGCCAGGAAAGAGAGCAGACTTCAGTATGAGGCTTTTTTCTGGATTATTCTCGAAGGTAAGGTCACTGAAGTCTAGCGAGGGTGGAGAACAGCGGCCTGAAGATAAGAATACTGTTATTGTAATGGGTACACTGCCAATGACCAACCTCTGA
- the LOC132632645 gene encoding uncharacterized protein LOC132632645 isoform X2, with product MTVDTTTSDYWFNWRVTLCSIWIFASIVFASILITKYEGPRGSRNRSREEEKDSPGLLYEDEVWKPCLKTIHPGWLLGYRIVAFLILLLLLILNVAVDGGELFYYYTQWTFTLITIYFGLGSVLSMYGCYQYHNTVGDDGTDNERIDAEYGLQRLSMNVESSGSENAAKQVGVNAEQSYRQIADIWGYVFQIIFQMNAGAITLTDCVFWFILVPFLTIRGYNLNFWIINMHSINVVFLLGDTALNSLRFPWFRIGYFFLWTAVYVAFQWAVHACISIWWPYPFLDLSSSFSPLWYSSVAVMHIPCYGVFVLVMKLKHHLLKKWFPHSYQCAG from the exons ATGACTGTGGATACAACAACATCAGATTACTGGTTCAACTGGAGGGTTACGTTGTGCTCCATTTGGATTTTTGCTTCTATAGTTTTTGCATCCATTCTCATAACAAAGTACGAAGGTCCTCGCGGTTCTAGAAATAGGAGCAGAGAAGAGGAGAAAGACTCCCCTGGCCTTTTGTATGAAGATGAAGTTTGGAAGCCATGTCTCAAAACTATACATCCTGGTTGGCTTCTTGGATATAGAATCGTCGCCTTTTTAATTCTCTTGTTATTGCTAATCCTAAATGTTGCTGTTGATGGAGGGGAACTCTTTTACTACTATACACA GTGGACATTCACATTGATTACAATCTATTTTGGG CTTGGATCAGTGCTCTCAATGTATGGATGTTACCAATATCACAATACAGTTGGTGACGATGGAACTGATAATGAGAGGATAGACGCTGAGTATGGTTTGCAAAGATTGTCTATGAATGTGGAAAGTAGCGGCAGTGAAAATGCTGCAAAACAGGTGGGGGTAAATGCAGAACAGAGTTATCGCCAAATTGCTGATATCTGGGGATACGTTTTTCAGATTATTTTCCAG ATGAATGCAGGAGCGATAACGCTTACTGACTGCGTCTTCTGGTTCATACTTGTTCCATTTCTGACCATCAGAGGTTATAATTTGAATTTT TGGATAATAAACATGCATTCAATCAACGTAGTGTTTCTACTTGGTGATACAGCTCTCAACAGTTTA CGTTTCCCTTGGTTTCGAATTGGATATTTCTTTCTGTGGACAGCAGTTTATGTTGCTTTTCAATGGGCAGTCCATGCCTGCATCtcaatttg GTGGCCTTATCCATTTCTTGATCTGTcatcttctttttctcctttgtG GTATTCATCCGTGGCGGTGATGCACATACCGTGCTACGGAGTATTTGTTTTGGTTATGAAACTGAAACACCATTTGTTAAAGAAATGGTTTCCCCACTCTTATCAGTGTGCAGGATGA
- the LOC132632645 gene encoding uncharacterized protein LOC132632645 isoform X1 — protein sequence MSFLTGAPKNSWQPAMTVDTTTSDYWFNWRVTLCSIWIFASIVFASILITKYEGPRGSRNRSREEEKDSPGLLYEDEVWKPCLKTIHPGWLLGYRIVAFLILLLLLILNVAVDGGELFYYYTQWTFTLITIYFGLGSVLSMYGCYQYHNTVGDDGTDNERIDAEYGLQRLSMNVESSGSENAAKQVGVNAEQSYRQIADIWGYVFQIIFQMNAGAITLTDCVFWFILVPFLTIRGYNLNFWIINMHSINVVFLLGDTALNSLRFPWFRIGYFFLWTAVYVAFQWAVHACISIWWPYPFLDLSSSFSPLWYSSVAVMHIPCYGVFVLVMKLKHHLLKKWFPHSYQCAG from the exons ATGAGTTTTCTAACAGGAGCTCCCAAAAATTCATGGCAACCAGCTATGACTGTGGATACAACAACATCAGATTACTGGTTCAACTGGAGGGTTACGTTGTGCTCCATTTGGATTTTTGCTTCTATAGTTTTTGCATCCATTCTCATAACAAAGTACGAAGGTCCTCGCGGTTCTAGAAATAGGAGCAGAGAAGAGGAGAAAGACTCCCCTGGCCTTTTGTATGAAGATGAAGTTTGGAAGCCATGTCTCAAAACTATACATCCTGGTTGGCTTCTTGGATATAGAATCGTCGCCTTTTTAATTCTCTTGTTATTGCTAATCCTAAATGTTGCTGTTGATGGAGGGGAACTCTTTTACTACTATACACA GTGGACATTCACATTGATTACAATCTATTTTGGG CTTGGATCAGTGCTCTCAATGTATGGATGTTACCAATATCACAATACAGTTGGTGACGATGGAACTGATAATGAGAGGATAGACGCTGAGTATGGTTTGCAAAGATTGTCTATGAATGTGGAAAGTAGCGGCAGTGAAAATGCTGCAAAACAGGTGGGGGTAAATGCAGAACAGAGTTATCGCCAAATTGCTGATATCTGGGGATACGTTTTTCAGATTATTTTCCAG ATGAATGCAGGAGCGATAACGCTTACTGACTGCGTCTTCTGGTTCATACTTGTTCCATTTCTGACCATCAGAGGTTATAATTTGAATTTT TGGATAATAAACATGCATTCAATCAACGTAGTGTTTCTACTTGGTGATACAGCTCTCAACAGTTTA CGTTTCCCTTGGTTTCGAATTGGATATTTCTTTCTGTGGACAGCAGTTTATGTTGCTTTTCAATGGGCAGTCCATGCCTGCATCtcaatttg GTGGCCTTATCCATTTCTTGATCTGTcatcttctttttctcctttgtG GTATTCATCCGTGGCGGTGATGCACATACCGTGCTACGGAGTATTTGTTTTGGTTATGAAACTGAAACACCATTTGTTAAAGAAATGGTTTCCCCACTCTTATCAGTGTGCAGGATGA